In the Podospora pseudocomata strain CBS 415.72m chromosome 5, whole genome shotgun sequence genome, one interval contains:
- a CDS encoding hypothetical protein (EggNog:ENOG503PEJC): MVSFTLSLCGKDVECSESTSVADDDITDPDIAVSLQILLSFILPSVAAIIAFLLAWIKIRIPQQQYNCIDDMSLPWFKRGPSRSGSAWTATSEVSGYQGFILLVNDQMLLTGFGLIIAIYSQICSISMFSFHVACDLAYLCCTVHLTTLTVLRLPFKESTKAQRNLRVSLMILGLTGILVCKYLQYSTLEYDNASLAACDISWPRTGSDFEYLWDWFCLVLTLSVNYYQSIVTDVAPRLPSGSDARRKPISSWVLAVLEKLHGYPGAQNDIEKSLEEMQEKNQASSLKRFTSLTTTINKRRSGQISAARLLWAVFANVGFDVVIELQNSIIYDLFLCTFWFALAITDLITSLTHGGADITPLLEWKFGQVLPVILLVSYALTALGIKSSSRTRRRQSASVGSSLNTASPENLSRSDSGSLGSEVDLGTGPGLPKRSFTNTGFSSQNEDPRSRPTRRVNTVELERAIVPERAKKKPRQKQRSILDVKDYITQPIDLIDFSRREAQGYIGVVVVAAFLFLVGFLVQMYFFFRETVTALTGLYIFLFFHRVVRGSRAIRRIKMERLRREHAILHRQQPTQTLGSQSSASGTTGSNEASLREENHHFNWQSDERSGAVNPWMHLNVSG, encoded by the exons ATGGTCTCATTTACCCTTAGTCTGTGTGGCAAGGATGTTGAATGCTCCGAGAGCACCAGTGttgccgacgacgacatcaccGATCCTGATATCGCCG TGTCCTTGCAGATCCTTCTCTCGTTCATCCTTCCATCAGTAGCAGCGATAATTGCCTTCTTGTTGGCATGGATCAAGATTCGCATTCCGCAACAACAATACAACTGTATCGATGATATGTCCTTGCCTTGGTTCAAGCGCGGACCGTCACGGTCTGGATCCGCATGGACTGCAACATCTGAAGTCTCCGGTTATCAAGGCTTCATTCTCCTGGTCAACGATCAGATGCTCTTGACTGGATTCGGATTAATCATCGCCATCTATTCCCAGATCTGTTCGATATCGATGTTCTCATTTCATGTTGCTTGCGACCTGGCTTACTTGTGCTGTACTGTGCACCTGACAACACTGACAGTTCTAAGACTTCCTTTCAAGGAGAGCACGAAGGCTCAGAGAAATTTACGGGTATCGCTAATGATTCTGGGCCTTACTGGCATTTTAGTCTGCAAATATCTGCAGTACAGTACATTGGAGTATGACAACGCTTCACTTGCAGCCTGCGACATCTCTTGGCCACGGACTGGCTCAGACTTTGAATACCTGTGGGATTGGTTTTGCCTCGTGTTGACACTGAGCGTCAACTACTATCAATCCATTGTCACCGATGTGGCTCCCCGGCTGCCCTCCGGTTCTGATGCTCGTCGGAAACCAATCAGCTCATGGGTTCTGGCGGTTTTGGAAAAGCTGCATGGATATCCAGGAGCCCAAAATGATATTGAAAAGTCCCTGGAGGAAATGCAAGAAAAGAATCAAGCGAGTTCCCTCAAACGGTTTACttccctcaccacaaccatcaacaaGAGGAGGTCAGGCCAAATTTCAGCAGCAAGACTCCTATGGGCGGTTTTTGCCAATGTTGGCTTTGATGTGGTCATAGAGCTGCAGAACTCCATTATTTACGATCTTTTCCTCTGTACATTCTGGTTTGCTTTAGCGATCACCGACCTTATCACCTCGCTTACTCACGGAGGCGCCGATATTACGCCACTTCTGGAGTGGAAATTTGGCCAGGTCCTGCCAGTCATTCTTCTCGTCAGCTATGCTCTAACCGCTCTGGGTATCAAGTCTT CGTCACGCACTCGTCGAAGACAATCGGCTTCAGTGGGTTCCTCACTGAACACGGCATCGCCAGAGAATCTCTCACGTAGCGATTCAGGCAGTTTAGGCTCAGAGGTTGATTTGGGCACCGGTCCAGGGCTGCCCAAGCGGTCTTTCACAAACACGGGCTTCTCGTCTCAAAATGAGGACCCGCGTTCTCGTCCTACACGGCGTGTCAACACCGTAGAATTAGAGCGAGCTATAGTACCTGAGAGGGCTAAG AAGAAACCCAGACAAAAGCAGAGGTCTATTCTGGATGTCAAGGATtacatcacccaacccatTGACCTAATTGACTTCTCTAGAAGAGAAGCCCAAGGCTACATCGGTGTCGTTGTCGTAGCTgccttcctctttcttgttggtttcttggttCAGAtgtactttttttttcgagaGACTGTGACGGCACTTACAGGTCTTTACATATTTCTATTCTTCCACCGCGTGGTGAGAGGTAGCCGAGCTATCAGACGGATCAAGATGGAACGGTTGAGAAGGGAGCATGCTATCTTGCATAGACAGCAGCCTACTCAAACCTTGGGATCGCAATCCTCTGCCTCGGGAACGACGGGTAGCAATGAGGCGTCTTTAAGGGAAGAGAACCATCACTTCAACTGGCAAAGCGACGAACGGTCGGGGGCCGTCAATCCTTGGATGCATTTGAACGTCAGTGGATAG
- a CDS encoding hypothetical protein (EggNog:ENOG503NUBG; COG:T): protein MQTAKGKAEALGRKAKLTQSYQELLDEFSNKDLKSVGNYTLGRLIGKGSFGKVYLATHKLTNGSKVVLKSAKKDDANLAREIHHHRQFVHPHIARLYEVIVTESMVWLVLEYCSGDELYNYLIDHGKLPVEKVQKTFTQLVGAVSYVHQQNCVHRDLKLENILLDKNENVKLCDFGFTREYEGKANYLQTFCGTICYSAPEMLKGEKYAGEKVDVWSLGVILYALLTGELPFDDDNDQVTRTKILTEEPNYPDFIPADALSLLKLLLSKRPLLRPTLPDILAHPFLAEHAPQQQEILKLERPAPFSTPLEKEVLHRMKSAGVDIEAVMESVISQRCDALGGWWTLLLEKEVRKVIRRERKRRERAENRNSRRFSQASSRLNALATVEESQFAKLSDTPHRTRGRSQRRSAHYPSLTIPDLPGFADFSKTGNGNLALSPDGEVPPPPIDKDSIRSVSSSRHRRPIPPPKEGVLRSARSRGSTLHLVTTTDALEATTTSQAGDPKKVKKRPSHAILATWKNWTHWLFEHTGMKNASRRGGSQSAPNLLSKQTSAKDTKSKDASPRPQTSKYPVSGSNAAPATASLPKGVVANGYPPRGSSAAQGTSSNPISPTLSTPSMHHPRMPSSSGYKRQSMSPSPLTPRSTIRRSSGPTGLRGRKSTSSSVSSVRSLHHTHHHSHSKASSTSSNGSVSTSVSKTPMQNARSPHHSVKVLPATPTGNTFPSNIRLVRDRSGPPLSVFNEGLPTFNGAMIPQPPGSPNPFSGNGVMFAKRKRNIFKGPMLSLSGSRDTRSSGSGSASHSRSASASGLGRRSGEMAIQEVDEDDEDDNLTERGRGPPSVTDELEEVEEVDSFSPIVKGPGEIVEEKIYEEGEEEAELKAGLPGLQPAATITPSPVL from the exons ATGCAGACGGCAAAGGGAAAGGCTGAGGCGCTTGGACGGAAGGCCAAG CTCACTCAGTCATACCAAGAGCTCCTCGA CGAGTTCTCCAACAAGGACTTGAAATCTGTCGGAAACTACACTCTAGGCCGGTTAATAGGAAAAGGATCCTTTGGCAAGGTTTACCTTGCTACCCACAAACTCACAAATGGCTCCAAG GTTGTTCTCAAGtcggcgaagaaggacgaTGCCAACCTGGCCCGCGagattcaccaccaccgccaattTGTACACCCACACATAGCAAGATTATACGAGGTGATTGTGACCGAATCCATGGTATGGCTGGTGCTGGAATACTGCTCGGGTGACGAACTCTACAACTATCTGATCGACCATGGCAAACTCCCCGTCGAAAAGGTGCAAAAGACGTTTACGCAGTTGGTCGGCGCCGTGTCCTATGTCCACCAACAGAACTGCGTTCATCGCGACTTGAAGCTCGAAAATATCCTTCTCGACAAGAATGAGAACGTCAAGCTGTGCGACTTTGGCTTCACCCGGGAATACGAGGGCAAGGCCAATTACCTTCAGACCTTTTGCGGCACCATATGCTATTCGGCCCCCGAAATGCTAAAGGGAGAGAAATACGCCGGCGAGAAGGTGGATGTGTGGAGCTTGGGGGTCATCTTATACGCTTTGCTCACGGGTGAGCTGCCgtttgacgacgacaacgaccagGTCACGAGAACCAAGATATTGACGGAGGAACCAAACTATCCCGATTTTATACCAGCCGACGCCTTGTCACTCCTCAAGCTGCTCCTCTCAAAACGCCCCCTGCTACGACCGACACTACCGGATATTCTGGCGCATCCTTTCCTCGCCGAGCACGcaccgcagcagcaagagatCCTCAAACTGGAACGACCGGCACCTTTTTCGACCCCTCTTGAGAAGGAGGTACTGCACCGGATGAAGAGTGCCGGGGTGGATATCGAGGCTGTGATGGAGAGCGTCATTTCTCAGCGATGCGATGCcctggggggttggtggacGTTGCTGCTCGAAAAAGAAGTACGCAAAGTGATACGCAGAGAGAGGAAACGAAGAGAGAGGGCCGAGAATAGGAATTCACGCCGCTTCTCCCAAGCTTCCAGTCGACTGAACGCTCTGGCGACGGTCGAGGAATCCCAGTTCGCGAAGCTCTCAGATACCCCCCATAGGACACGGGGCCGGAGCCAGAGGAGAAGCGCCCACTACCCTAGCTTGACGATTCCGGACTTGCCCGGGTTTGCCGACTTTTCCAAGACTGGAAACGGAAATCTTGCTCTTAGTCCTGATGGGGAGGTGCCACCTCCACCGATTGACAAGGACTCGATAAGGTCAGTCAGCTCGTCGAGGCATCGGAGGCcgatcccaccaccaaaggaaGGGGTTCTAAGAAGCGCACGCTCTAGGGGCAGCACCCTCCATCTAGTGACGACAACAGACGCGCTAgaggccaccaccacctcgcaGGCAGGTGACCCAAAGAAGGTGAAAAAACGACCGTCACATGCCATCCTTGCGACGTGGAAGAACTGGACACATTGGCTCTTTGAACACACGGGGATGAAGAATGCCAGCAGGCGTGGAGGAAGCCAGTCGGCGCCTAACCTTCTTTCCAAGCAGACAAGCGCAAAGGATACCAAGTCAAAAGATGCCAGTCCCCGGCCCCAGACCAGCAAGTATCCGGTGAGCGGGTCTAATGCAGCTCCTGCTACCGCCAGCCTACCCAAGGGTGTGGTTGCCAATGGCTACCCACCCCGCGGCTCTTCGGCAGCTCAAGGGACGTCGTCCAACCCAATATCGCCGACCTTGTCGACCCCATCCATGCACCATCCCCGGATGCCCAGCTCCTCTGGGTACAAACGGCAGTCCATGTCGCCTTCACCTTTGACACCCCGCTCAACCATCCGGCGATCCTCTGGGCCCACTGGACTCCGCGGACGAAAGTCTACCTCGTCATCTGTTTCGTCAGTGCGGTCCCTGCACCACACGCACCACCATAGCCACAGCAAGGCTAGCTCAACGTCGTCGAACGGTTCCGTCTCCACGTCGGTTTCCAAGACGCCAATGCAGAATGCTCGAAGTCCCCACCACTCTGTCAAGGTTTTACCGGCCACTCCTACCGGCAACACCTTTCCCAGCAACATCCGTCTTGTGCGGGACCGCAGCGGACCACCCCTGAGCGTCTTCAACGAAGGACTACCGACCTTCAACGGAGCCATGATTCCACAGCCCCCAGGCAGCCCGAACCCGTTTTCGGGTAACGGAGTCATGTTCGCCAAACGCAAGCGGAACATCTTCAAGGGGCCCATGCTGAGTTTGTCAGGTTCAAGGGACACACGCAGTTCGGGGTCTGGATCAGCAAGCCACTCTAGAAGTGCGAGTGCTAGCGGTCTCGGGCGTAGGAGCGGCGAGATGGCGATTCAGGAagtggacgaggacgacgaagacgacaatCTGACCGAACGGGGAAGGGGTCCTCCGAGTGTGACAGACGAActtgaagaggtggaagaggttgacTCTTTCTCGCCAATCGTCAAAGGCCCGGGcgagattgtggaggagaagatttatgaggagggagaggaagaggcagagTTGAAAGCTGGGTTGCCTGGCTTGCAGCCCGCGGCGACGATAACACCATCGCCCGTGTTATGA
- a CDS encoding hypothetical protein (COG:S; EggNog:ENOG503NVY2) produces MSAPPDQATVDAPPKRNGTTTSALLEKYAKQKERIKTKTGPPGGFDPTPLPDAPPGYTVKFTFYRAFHLPIADLHLHSSDPFIHATLLHAAPTRHKEDPVLTRRTRTLRRTTEPEWREEWIVANVPASGFALKCRLYDEDWPDHDDRLGNVTVRVPHVSEDWEGFGPEGKIFEVKKRSGSRRAYFVHGIRSVFCRNVPLTPRLQLGIEVLGKSDPPHAQVYTVGPTHWVKHYSPMIGWVTGVKVNKDADNDATSSIHSKKSRRTKKFDFQANEIQLAGPVPPKLYHRYVEFRPMIGRMFSSKGLRGRILNAVLHKQHHRIYNFDSSTEYGNFEACSEEASLQFLKMVHFDEGGRIFTYVITLDGLMRFTETGKEFGIDLLSKHSMHSDVATYIACSGEFFIRRLAHPRKSHHRHHSHVSSGESSSTQPPTPPTHPPNENIGDGPPKSPPPPKPQLYQLIIDNDSGTYRPDKSVLPDLQNFLERNLPGMEIKAMHCDEEELKKMKKMQMEIKKKEGPAVRMVLNRSPSNSSFSSDDESRLGDLANLGDDDDDEGGGLGLRSKKERAFDLVQEPQRWREVIGYPKKRKTGDLEKGKGLDGAGDEDEKVGGKVREKEEEEEGVKEGGDGETDGDVKGHGGKTKIDGDVKDLSDSKEQDEKREEKSGDTEGNGSGNGNGDAASSGVETKA; encoded by the exons atgTCAGCTCCTCCCGATCAAGCGACGGTCGATGCCCCGCCTAAGCGCAATGGCACGACAACCTCTGCGCTGCTCGAGAAGTACGCgaagcagaaggagaggataAAAACAAAGACAGGCCCTCCAGGCGGATTCGATCCCACGCCTCTGCCAGACGCGCCGCCTGGCTACACTGTCAAGTTCACCTTCTATCGcgccttccacctccccattgcCGATCTGCATCTCCACTCCTCAGACCCCTTCATCCATGCGACATTGTTGCATGCCGCGCCGACAAGACACAAGGAAGACCCCGTCTTGACCCGACGAACGCGAACACTGAGGAGAACCACCGAACCAGAATGGAGGGAAGAGTGGATTGTGGCCAACGTTCCAGCGTCGGGATTTGCGCTTAAGTGTCGCCTGTACGACGAGGATTGGCCAGATCATGACGATAGACTGGGCAATGTTACTGTTAGAGTCCCGCATGTCAGTGAGGACTGGGAAGGATTTGGACCTGAGGGCAAGATATTTGAGGTCAAGAAGCGCTCCGGCAGCCGCAGAGCTTACTTCGTCCACGGCATCAGGTCGGTATTCTGCCGCAATGTCCCACTGACACCAAGATTGCAGCTTGGGATCGAGGTGTTGGGAAAGTCGGACCCTCCGCATGCCCAGGTTTATACCGTTGGTCCAACCCACTGGGTGAAGCACTACAGCCCAATGATTGGGTGGGTAACCGGTGTCAAAGTCAACAAGGACGCGGACAACGACGCGACGTCTTCTATCCACTCGAAAAAGAGTCGTCGCACAAAGAAGTTTGA CTTCCAAGCAAACGAGATACAACTCGCCGGGCCTGTACCGCCCAAGCTCTACCACCGCTATGTCGAGTTCCGCCCCATGATCGGCCGCATGTTTTCCTCCAAAGGCTTACGCGGCCGGATTCTCAATGCCGTCCTTCACAAACAGCATCACCGAATCTACAACTTTGACTCCAGCACCGAATACGGCAACTTTGAAGCTTGCAGCGAAGAGGCTTCTCTCCAGTTTCTCAAGATGGTCCACTTTGACGAAGGCGGCCGCATCTTTACATATGTCATTACTCTTGACGGCCTGATGCGCTTCACCGAGACAGGCAAGGAATTCGGCATCGATCTTTTGTCGAAACATTCGATGCACAGCGACGTGGCCACGTACATAGCCTGCTCGGGCGAGTTCTTCATCCGGCGTCTCGCTCACCCGCGCAAGTcacaccatcgccatcacaGCCACGTCTCCTCGGGCGAATCCTCGTCTACTcagcccccaaccccaccgaCGCATCCGCCCAACGAAAACATTGGCGATGGGCCCCCCAagtcacccccaccacccaagcctCAGCTTTACCAGCTGATCATTGACAATGACAGCGGGACGTATCGTCCGGACAAGTCTGTCTTGCCAGATTTGCAGAATTTCTTGGAGAGGAATTTACCTGGGATGGAGATCAAGGCTATGCACtgcgacgaggaggagctgaagaagatgaagaagatgcagatggaaatcaagaagaaggagggtcCGGCTGTGAGGATGGTGCTGAACCGGAGCCCGAGCAACTCGAGTTTTAGCTCGGATGATGAGTCGAGATTGGGGGATTTGGCGAAtttgggggatgatgatgatgatgaagggggggggttggggttgaggagtaagaaggagagggcgttTGATCTTGTGCAGGAGCCGCAGAGATGGAGGGAGGTTATTGGGTAcccgaagaagaggaagacgggggacctggaaaaggggaaggggttggatggggcgggggatgaggatgagaaggttGGTGGGAAGGTtagggagaaggaggaggaggaggagggggttaaagagggtggggatggtgagaCTGACGGGGATGTTAAAGGGCATGGGGGAAAGACAAAGATTGATGGGGATGTGAAGGATCTTAGTGATTCGAAAGAACAGGacgagaagagggaggaaaAGAGCGGCGATACTGAAGGTAATGGTAGCGGTAATGGTAATGGTGATGCCGCAAGTTCAGGGGTTGAGACCAAGGCGTGA
- a CDS encoding hypothetical protein (COG:S; EggNog:ENOG503PEMR) — MPCRHDIAHRSDHLHLPTLDFAQRHLLGPLTVSKASHSLQFFKPPTSTPSSPPLSIPIMSPPWKVTFSSDFYLASGTITVDLPARKVLIIYDLTSKTYYLPRGRKDWSEPLEATAIRETYEEAGCTATLLPVPLSTRCTPPSSTSTHNPQLQKARFDPSGDVLLPNTARLTEPIALMQHPQKKNGALAIVLWYVAIGDSTLPLAKETQMSDEQFEALWVGFEDGPGMMVNHAYGQVLQRGIDLALAASQMDDMDVGMNAAVACQDPPQKDSHLSSPKTSEAGSLGVVEASRTETPPSRPEMPLSPPNSL; from the exons ATGCCATGTCGTCACGATATTGCCCACAGGTCGGATCACTTACACCTGCCTACTCTGGACTTT GCTCAACGCCATTTACTCGGCCCTCTCACAGTTTCCAAAGCCTCTCACAGTCTTCAAT TCTTCAAACCTCCCACATCTacaccttcatctccccccctctccatccccatcatgtcCCCCCCCTGGAAAGTaaccttctcctccgacTTCTACCTCGCCTCAGGCACCATAACCGTCGACCTCCCCGCCCGCAAAGTCCTCATCATCTACGACCTCACCTCTAAAACCTACTACCTCCCCCGCGGCCGCAAAGACTGGTCCGAACCCCTCGAGGCAACCGCCATCCGCGAAACCTACGAAGAAGCAGGCTGcaccgccaccctcctccccgtccccttATCAACCCGCTgcacccccccttcctccacctccacacACAACCCCCAGCTCCAAAAAGCCCGCTTCGACCCCTCCGGcgacgtcctcctccccaacaccgcccGTCTCACCGAGCCCATCGCCCTAATGCAGCACCCCCAAAAGAAGAACGGCGCCCTCGCTATAGTCCTCTGGTATGTAGCCATCGGGGACAGCACTCTCCCCCTGGCAAAAGAGACGCAAATGTCTGATGAGCAGTTCGAGGCGCTGTGGGTGGGTTTTGAGGATGGGCCCGGGATGATGGTTAATCATGCTT ACGGCCAGGTCCTCCAACGGGGCATCGACCTcgccttggcagcctcccAGATGGACGACATGGACGTTGGGATGAATGCTGCGGTGGCTTGCCAAGACCCACCACAAAAAGACTCACACTTGTCAAGTCCCAAAACCTCCGAGGCAGGTAGCctgggggttgtggaagcATCCAGGACCGAGACGCCGCCATCACGACCGGAGATGCCTTTATCGCCACCAAATAGTTTgtga
- a CDS encoding hypothetical protein (EggNog:ENOG503P3WZ), with product MEWTKTQYNTLYETWVPYLEDLYLRYFTRDNKASYTTKENLDKTKVTGISQVDTLQDNIHTTASSQLGQDGLGRPVGDLLSREGVNRLERKGKDGQGGYVPGGNSNAVSGAGNTLVGGVVEGGKTVGSGVVNGGKAAGGWLGFGKKEQK from the exons ATGGAGTGGACAAAAACCCAATACAACACCCTCTATGAAACCTGGGTTCCCTACCTCGAAGACCTCTACCTCCGCTACTTTACCCGCGACAACAAAGCAAGCTACACCACCAAAG AAAACCTCGACAAAACAAAAGTAACCGGCATCTCCCAAGTCGACACCCTCCAAGACAACATCCACACCACTGCCTCCTCCCAGCTCGGCCAGGACGGCCTTGGCAGACCAGTCGGCGATTTACTCTCCAGGGAGGGAGTCAACAGGCTTGAGCGAAAGGGCAAGGATGGTCAGGGCGGGTATGTCCCCGGGGGAAACAGCAATGCCGTCAGCGGGGCGGGGAATAcccttgttggtggtgttgtagaGGGAGGGAAGACGGTGGGCAGCGGGGTGGTGAATGGGGggaaggcggcggggggttggttggggtttgggaagaaggagcaaAAATAA
- a CDS encoding hypothetical protein (CAZy:AA1; COG:Q; EggNog:ENOG503NVU0), giving the protein MMVTTKVVSNMLLSYAAIFLWWCLVPVGGAVALGSSLEQPVTPLLRPRSQRLQPRQTCNTATNRQCWTMSPAFNINTDWEASTPVTGVTRTYTFTLTEVNNWIGGDGGIKAKAMLVNGQFPGPTITGNWGDRINVTVVNNLVSNGTSIHFHGIHQKNTNNNDGVSGVTECPIAPGRSKTYSFIATQYGTAWYHSHFSAQYGNGVLGAIRINGPASSNYDDDLGPLVISDWYYGSAFALAHRVNSPTNPYIPGFPGSPPPSDNILFNGLNRRANGASGSYRRFTLTAGRKHLLRLINGSVQASFTVSLVGHSFTIVATDMVPITPVTVTSLYIGVGQRYDVIINANQPVANYWFNTTFSSAPCGGATNRPAMIFQYSGAPTANPTSAGTVPPDSRCADSLNYTPIVSKSVPSASFTTGNTLNTRLQISTTGGISRVYWPVNNTPMKVNWNNPTLEYVKNSNTGTMPANTNVISVPTANQWTFWLIVNNSSIPHPVHLHGHDILILGASPALAAPINPTNRLRPYNPSVDGPALKIANPTRRDTTMLPAWGWLALAYRTNNPGAWLMHCHIAWHASQGFSVQFLEQLTSIPTVMNLNELTGNCNNWDAFYPSGAPFLQDDSGI; this is encoded by the exons ATGATGGTTACCACCAAGGTTGTCTCCAACATGCTTCTGTCCTACGCGGCTATTTtcctgtggtggtgtctcgTCCCGGTTGGTGGTGCGGTCGCTCTGGGTTCTTCCCTCGAGCAGCCTGTTACGCCGCTGCTGAGGCCGCGATCACAGCGGCTACAGCCGAGACAGACGTGCAACACTGCGACGAACAGGCAGTGCTGGACCATGAGCCCGGCGTTCAATATCAATACTGACTGGGAGGCTTCGACGCCGGTGACGGGTGTGACAAGGACTTATACCTTTACGCTGACGGAGGTGAATAACTGGattggtggagatggggggatCAAGGCGAAGGCTATGCTGGTGAATG GTCAATTTCCTG GACCAACGATTACAGGCA ATTGGGGAGACAGAATCAATGTTACCGTCGTCAACAACCTCGTCAGCAACGG CACATCTATCCACTTCCACGGCATCCACCAAAAGAATACCAACAACAATGACGGCGTTAGTGGTGTGACCGAGTGCCCGATTGCTCCTGGGAGAAGTAAGACTTACTCCTTCATTGCGACGCAATACGGCACTGCCTG GTATCATTCCCATTTCTCAGCACAGTATGGCAACGGTGTTCTGGGAGCCATTCGCATCAACGGCCCAGCATCAAGCAATTACGACGATGATCTTGGTCCGCTCGTGATTAGTGACTGGTATTACGGCTCGGCGTTTGCGCTGGCACACCGAGTCAACAGCCCTACGAATCCGTA CATCCCCGGCTTCCCCGGATCGCCACCTCCTAGTGACAACATTCTGTTCAATGGCCTGAACAGAAGAGCCAACGGTGCTTCGGGAAGCTATCGCAGGTTCACCCTCACGGCCGGACGAAAGCACCTCCTCAGACTCATCAACGGCTCAGTCCAAGCCAGTTTCACCGTGTCCTTGGTAGGACATTCCTTCACCATCGTCGCCACCGACATGGTCCCTATCACGCCCGTCACGGTAACAAGCCTCTACATTGGCGTCGGCCAAAGATACGacgtcatcatcaacgccaaccAGCCCGTAGCCAACTACTggttcaacaccaccttctcctcggcccccTGCGGCGGAGCGACCAATCGCCCAGCCATGATCTTTCAATACTCCGGCGCACCCACCGCAAACCCTACCTCCGCGGGAACAGTCCCCCCCGACTCCCGCTGCGCTGATTCTCTCAACTACACCCCCATCGTCAGCAAGTCTGTCCCCTCAGCCTCCTTCACAACAGGcaacaccctcaacacccGCCTCCaaatctccaccaccggcggcATCTCCCGAGTCTACTGGCCAGTAAACAACACCCCCATGAAAGTAAACTGgaacaacccaaccctcgaGTACGTCAAAAACTCCAACACAGGCACCATGCCCGCAAACACAAACGTCATCTCCGTCCCTACCGCAAATCAATGGACCTTTTGGCTTATTGTAAACAACTCCTCCATCCCTCACCCCGTCCACCTCCACGGACAcgacatcctcatcctcggcgccaGCCCCGCCCTGGCCGCGCCGATCAACCCGACTAATCGGTTGAGGCCGTACAACCCCTCTGTTGATGGCCCGGCCTTGAAAATTGCGAACCCGACGAGAAGGGACACGACGATGCTGCCGgcgtgggggtggttggcgcTCGCGTACCGGACGAACAATCCGGGGGCGTGGCTGATGCATTGCCATATTGCCTGGCATGCTAGCCAGGGGTTTAGTGTGCAGTTTTTGGAGCAGCTGACTAGTATACCGACGGTGATGAATCTGAATGAGTTGACGGGGAATTGCAATAATTGGGATGCGTTTTACCCGAGTGGGGCGCCGTTTTTGCAGGATGATTCGGGGATTTGA